The Chryseobacterium suipulveris genome window below encodes:
- a CDS encoding glycosyltransferase — translation MILIDTIFINNGGGKILLDYLYDVLGAIPKHKIIMLIDHRIKSEYSLKKDGDIEFIFLKGLTERNNFYKKNATKFNTILCFGNIPPNIRTDAKVYTYFHQPMYLNIPKEFSTLEKIKFKLKIFILNSYKNNTDFWLVQSLFIKDELQKKFKLPEKAVKKLPFYPPFKDEKTYQRIPNTFLYVSNANPHKNHFRLIDAFCQYYNQQKKGELTLTVNHTFPEVVKYIEKKVKEGYPINNIGFIYREDLYRYYHTHEYLIFPSLAESYGLGIIEAIENGCKVLGADLPYMHEICVPTLSFDPLQTNEIFKCLMKTGEADNLPFSKPKTRNQIDELIKLLTSNEN, via the coding sequence ATGATACTTATAGACACAATCTTCATCAACAATGGTGGGGGTAAAATTTTACTTGATTATCTTTATGATGTGTTGGGCGCCATTCCAAAACACAAAATCATTATGTTAATCGACCACAGAATTAAGTCTGAGTATTCATTGAAGAAAGACGGTGATATTGAGTTCATTTTCTTGAAGGGACTGACTGAGCGCAACAACTTCTACAAAAAAAACGCAACAAAGTTTAATACAATATTATGTTTTGGTAATATTCCTCCAAATATCAGGACAGATGCCAAAGTTTATACCTATTTTCATCAGCCAATGTATTTGAATATTCCAAAAGAGTTTAGTACTTTGGAAAAAATCAAATTTAAGCTGAAGATTTTTATTCTCAATTCATATAAAAATAATACCGATTTTTGGTTAGTGCAAAGTCTATTCATAAAGGATGAACTGCAAAAAAAGTTCAAATTACCTGAGAAAGCAGTAAAAAAGTTACCTTTTTATCCTCCTTTCAAAGATGAAAAAACATATCAAAGAATACCTAATACGTTTCTGTATGTAAGTAATGCTAATCCGCATAAAAACCATTTTAGATTAATTGACGCATTTTGCCAGTATTATAACCAGCAAAAGAAAGGTGAACTCACACTCACAGTGAATCATACCTTTCCGGAAGTAGTAAAATATATAGAGAAAAAGGTGAAAGAAGGATACCCCATTAATAATATTGGTTTTATTTATAGGGAAGATCTGTATAGGTATTATCATACCCATGAATATCTAATTTTTCCAAGTTTAGCTGAAAGCTATGGACTGGGAATTATCGAAGCAATCGAAAACGGCTGTAAGGTTTTAGGAGCAGACTTGCCTTATATGCATGAAATTTGCGTTCCGACGCTTTCGTTTGACCCTTTACAGACGAACGAAATATTTAAATGTTTGATGAAGACCGGCGAAGCAGATAACCTCCCGTTCTCAAAACCCAAAACACGAAATCAAATAGACGAGCTAATAAAATTATTGACCTCGAATGAAAATTAA
- a CDS encoding O-antigen polymerase — translation MDKIVAIIILIFGIAIFSYAPLKYDYGYSVFCGVAYVVIILLYNLVRKKANYFDFDSLFFFTFFFVTLYYPIFMFETDATRYVFFLFQFDTDVIPRSSALAVLGMAAYVFGSLLVFPKSNKQEDSNEKKSGRLVKTKKFYYIALILFILYIATGGYFELRAVYFGGVYEANPVSKYINLFYPAFLFAGIICDFYNAKIISPNKFRFRKISIIAYITILVIVLGLLFAGSRTIPLQVILMILGLYSLLYKKVNLIRFLGFILIGLITMFSVVILRGYQQDSKTSGADIVMDLIINNRNNFLAIEQVRDNGYTYGESMLSQFVAPIPFFQNLLLSSGYKEQELSSQKLFTFITLGELDKFYGIGTTIIADVYIAFGVIGAIFFMSFLGYTINKNRIKANNSIFALTAYAIFISYSIYLARAEYFFFMRYLIWTLMIVLLATKKFRFN, via the coding sequence ATGGATAAAATTGTAGCAATAATTATATTAATATTTGGAATAGCTATTTTCAGCTATGCCCCGTTAAAATATGATTATGGGTATAGTGTATTTTGTGGTGTGGCTTATGTCGTAATAATTTTATTGTATAATCTTGTTAGAAAGAAGGCGAATTATTTCGATTTCGACTCGTTATTCTTTTTCACCTTTTTCTTTGTCACGCTTTACTATCCCATATTCATGTTTGAAACCGACGCGACTAGATATGTGTTCTTTTTATTTCAATTTGATACAGATGTAATTCCCAGATCTTCAGCATTGGCTGTTTTGGGTATGGCAGCATATGTTTTTGGGTCATTATTAGTTTTTCCAAAAAGCAATAAACAAGAAGATAGTAATGAAAAGAAAAGCGGCAGATTAGTTAAGACTAAAAAATTTTATTATATTGCTCTAATACTTTTCATTCTTTATATTGCTACAGGTGGCTATTTTGAATTGAGAGCAGTTTATTTTGGAGGAGTTTATGAGGCCAATCCTGTTTCAAAGTACATTAATTTGTTTTATCCTGCCTTTCTTTTCGCAGGCATCATCTGTGATTTTTATAATGCAAAAATTATTTCTCCCAACAAGTTCAGGTTCAGAAAAATTAGTATTATAGCATACATAACAATATTGGTAATTGTGCTCGGACTTTTGTTTGCAGGTAGTAGGACAATTCCCTTACAAGTTATTTTGATGATTTTGGGTCTTTATTCTCTTCTTTACAAAAAGGTAAATCTTATTAGATTTTTAGGTTTTATCCTTATTGGATTGATAACCATGTTCTCAGTGGTAATATTACGAGGATATCAACAGGACTCAAAAACTAGCGGTGCAGATATCGTTATGGATTTGATTATCAACAATCGTAATAATTTCTTAGCCATTGAACAAGTAAGGGATAACGGTTATACTTATGGAGAATCAATGCTATCCCAATTTGTTGCACCGATTCCATTCTTTCAAAACCTGTTGCTCAGTAGTGGATACAAAGAACAAGAATTATCGTCGCAAAAGCTTTTTACGTTTATTACCCTTGGAGAACTGGATAAGTTTTATGGTATTGGGACTACTATTATAGCAGATGTTTATATTGCATTTGGAGTAATTGGAGCTATTTTTTTTATGAGTTTTCTGGGTTATACCATTAATAAAAATCGCATTAAAGCTAACAATAGTATCTTTGCACTTACTGCGTACGCCATCTTTATCTCTTATTCAATCTATCTTGCGCGTGCGGAATATTTTTTCTTTATGAGATATTTAATATGGACATTAATGATTGTTTTATTAGCAACAAAAAAATTTAGATTCAATTAG
- a CDS encoding polysaccharide biosynthesis protein — protein MKIKDKTLLITGGTGSFGTAVLNRFLKTDHFKEIRIFSRDEKKQDDMRNLYKDDKIKYYIGDVRDYTSVEPATKGVDYVFHAAALKQVPSCEFFPMQAVKTNVEGTQNVIRAAAASGVKKVICLSTDKAAYPINAMGISKAMMEKVAVAESRNLTDTVVCLTRYGNVMASRGSVIPLFVKQIQAGQEITVTDPKMTRFLMSLEEAVDLVLFAFEHGNPGDLFVNKAPAGTIGDLAQALKEMYKANNPIKIIGTRHGEKLYETLCTREEMIKAQDMGEFFRIPADNRDLNYAQYFSEGVSNVDDIQDYHSHNTVQQDVEGMKKLLGKLPLIRKEVFGEDVLQYPD, from the coding sequence ATGAAAATTAAGGATAAAACTCTCCTCATAACAGGAGGTACAGGTTCCTTTGGAACAGCTGTACTAAATCGCTTCTTGAAAACAGACCATTTCAAGGAAATCCGTATCTTCTCTCGCGACGAGAAAAAGCAGGACGATATGCGGAATCTTTATAAAGACGATAAAATAAAATATTACATTGGAGACGTAAGGGATTACACCAGTGTTGAACCCGCAACAAAAGGTGTGGACTATGTTTTTCATGCTGCAGCACTGAAACAGGTGCCATCTTGCGAATTCTTCCCAATGCAGGCGGTAAAAACCAATGTGGAAGGAACGCAGAACGTAATCCGTGCTGCTGCTGCAAGTGGCGTGAAAAAAGTGATCTGTCTTTCCACTGACAAAGCGGCATACCCAATTAACGCAATGGGAATATCTAAAGCAATGATGGAAAAAGTTGCAGTAGCTGAGTCCAGAAATCTCACCGATACGGTTGTTTGCCTTACCCGTTATGGAAACGTTATGGCATCCCGAGGTTCAGTAATACCTCTTTTTGTAAAGCAAATTCAAGCTGGGCAGGAAATTACGGTGACTGATCCAAAAATGACAAGATTTCTAATGTCACTGGAAGAAGCTGTGGATTTGGTTTTGTTTGCATTTGAACATGGCAATCCCGGAGACCTGTTTGTCAATAAAGCACCTGCAGGAACTATTGGGGACTTAGCACAAGCTCTAAAGGAAATGTATAAAGCTAATAATCCAATCAAAATTATTGGCACACGGCATGGAGAAAAATTGTATGAAACGCTTTGTACAAGAGAAGAAATGATCAAAGCACAGGATATGGGAGAGTTTTTCAGGATTCCTGCAGATAATAGAGATTTGAATTATGCACAATATTTTTCCGAAGGAGTCAGTAATGTTGACGACATTCAGGATTACCATTCTCACAATACTGTACAGCAGGATGTTGAAGGTATGAAAAAATTACTGGGAAAACTTCCACTAATTAGGAAGGAGGTGTTCGGAGAAGACGTATTGCAGTATCCTGACTAA
- a CDS encoding glycosyltransferase family 4 protein — protein sequence MKLLYCIPTLETSGGTERIVVEKINYLIDNGYEIIIITTEGKSRKSFFNLNAKATVIPLNINFNEVLNEILPLKLLKTKSKLRLYKQQLKQLIDRESIDIVISTGAKELEFLGKLDISAKKVCELHFSKNFRKQAYISRSANIFWNLIGELRTRELINQTKNLDKLVVLTKEDESEWKESNENITQIYNFSAFESEEVSNLNTKTVIAVGRLAEQKGFDLLIDAWSLVVAENNDWILRILGTGHLENQLKEQAKRLGIFDSIVFEGQTDFVAEKILQSAIFALSSRYEGFPLVLLESITCGVPIVSFDCKTGPSEIITANDCGILVQDGNIHEFAKSLIKVMNDEELRKKMGEKAKEKSRFFSKKFIMNQWTALFDELMKVKK from the coding sequence ATGAAATTATTATATTGTATTCCGACACTGGAAACAAGCGGGGGAACAGAAAGAATTGTTGTTGAAAAAATAAATTACCTGATCGATAATGGTTACGAAATAATCATCATAACGACTGAAGGCAAATCCCGTAAATCTTTTTTTAATTTAAATGCGAAAGCAACAGTTATTCCTTTAAATATCAATTTTAATGAGGTCCTCAATGAAATACTGCCACTAAAATTACTGAAGACAAAAAGTAAATTACGGTTATATAAACAACAGCTTAAGCAATTAATAGACAGGGAATCAATAGACATTGTGATTTCAACTGGTGCAAAAGAATTGGAGTTTCTTGGAAAACTCGACATTTCCGCCAAGAAAGTCTGCGAGCTACATTTCTCTAAAAATTTTCGAAAGCAGGCCTACATTTCCAGAAGTGCCAATATCTTCTGGAATTTGATTGGCGAACTGCGTACCAGAGAATTGATCAACCAAACAAAAAATCTTGACAAACTCGTAGTATTAACAAAAGAGGACGAATCGGAATGGAAAGAATCGAATGAAAACATTACCCAAATCTATAATTTTAGTGCTTTCGAATCCGAAGAAGTATCCAACTTAAATACTAAAACCGTAATTGCCGTAGGAAGATTGGCAGAACAAAAAGGCTTCGACTTGCTCATCGATGCATGGTCTTTGGTAGTTGCAGAAAATAATGATTGGATACTTAGAATTTTGGGTACAGGACATTTAGAAAACCAGTTGAAAGAGCAAGCTAAAAGACTTGGAATATTTGATTCCATTGTTTTCGAAGGACAAACTGATTTTGTTGCAGAAAAAATACTTCAAAGTGCTATATTTGCACTTTCATCTAGATATGAGGGATTTCCATTAGTTTTGTTGGAGAGCATTACCTGCGGAGTACCAATCGTTAGTTTTGATTGTAAAACAGGGCCAAGCGAAATCATAACCGCAAACGACTGCGGAATACTCGTTCAAGACGGAAATATTCACGAATTTGCCAAATCACTCATTAAAGTAATGAATGACGAGGAGTTGAGAAAAAAAATGGGAGAAAAAGCAAAAGAAAAGTCCCGTTTTTTTTCTAAAAAATTTATTATGAACCAGTGGACCGCATTATTTGATGAGTTAATGAAGGTTAAGAAATGA
- a CDS encoding GumC family protein, translated as MSQISKAENSEEINISEIIRPYLNKWKWFLLSLFLLISLVLFYILRTSPVYEIRSTVLIRDVKKSALDFGMMSELSSFGGRSSSTINNEMELLRSRKLMKEVVERLGIRTKVFAENGLKKPELYGEMMPFAVKVITEKEIDPDVKIRPVKVKMSGDILTLDADNFSKPITTTYNKTISLPYANLMIVKNPNFNKVKAKKLENFFFTFTPEEKTVIDLQKNLDISLVDKDATVIGINFKYANIEKGKKVVNTLIDAYNDDAINDKNSESKKTKEFIDERLSIITNELGEVEDEKQRFKTANQITDIPTETQINLGNSAASRSRLLDTETQLSINNDLISYLSKQGTNQVLPSTIGLSNPTASANISTYNELVMERNRLLESATPQNPAIVELTKQIANVRTAIMDNLVKNRTSLSEIRNQIISEQNVLNSKIRKVPVWEKMFRNIERQQSIKENLYLILLQKREETAILLANTTPKAKIVDYAFPSIKPVAPKKLIILPVGVILGLLIPGMFIYLREILNNKVRSKHDLEKISKANIIGELPSVVKGESDIVVQNDLSPMAEAFRILVTNMKFMLPRKDKAQIIFVTSSVKGEGKTFVSVNIGLTLANAKTKVLVIGADIRNPQLQRYNPSAKGIAGLTEYLYDSTIKPEDVIHQSNINSYCDFLYSGSIPPNPTELLSNGRMKTLIDEVSKRYDYVILDTAPLMLVTDSLLFADYSDSTVYVTRSNYTEKKLIDFADNLIDQKKIKNVAFVLNDVKKEYFSYGNKYGYGYQAEEKTWFQKLIGRE; from the coding sequence ATGAGTCAGATCTCAAAAGCAGAAAATTCAGAAGAAATAAATATAAGCGAGATAATTAGACCTTACCTTAATAAATGGAAATGGTTTTTACTTTCGTTATTTTTGCTCATATCTTTGGTTTTGTTTTACATTTTAAGGACATCACCAGTCTATGAAATACGTTCTACAGTACTCATTCGTGATGTCAAAAAATCGGCTCTGGATTTTGGGATGATGTCTGAACTTTCAAGTTTTGGTGGACGATCTTCGAGTACGATTAATAATGAGATGGAGTTATTGAGGTCTAGAAAGCTCATGAAGGAAGTAGTAGAGCGACTAGGCATTCGTACAAAAGTTTTTGCCGAAAATGGATTGAAAAAACCTGAATTATATGGGGAAATGATGCCCTTCGCTGTAAAAGTTATCACGGAAAAGGAGATTGACCCTGATGTAAAAATACGACCGGTCAAGGTTAAGATGTCAGGTGATATACTTACACTTGATGCAGATAATTTTAGCAAGCCAATTACGACCACATACAACAAGACTATCAGCTTGCCCTACGCAAATTTGATGATTGTAAAAAACCCGAATTTTAATAAAGTCAAAGCAAAGAAATTAGAAAACTTCTTTTTCACCTTTACTCCTGAAGAGAAAACCGTCATCGATTTACAGAAGAATCTTGATATTAGTCTAGTAGACAAAGACGCGACTGTTATTGGCATTAATTTTAAGTATGCCAATATAGAGAAAGGAAAAAAAGTTGTAAATACACTCATCGATGCTTATAATGATGACGCAATCAATGATAAAAATTCCGAATCAAAGAAAACCAAAGAATTTATTGATGAAAGACTTTCTATTATTACCAATGAATTAGGGGAAGTTGAAGATGAAAAACAAAGATTTAAAACCGCAAATCAAATTACTGATATTCCTACCGAAACACAAATTAATTTAGGGAATTCGGCGGCATCCAGATCGAGGTTGTTAGATACTGAAACACAGTTATCAATTAATAATGATTTGATTAGCTATCTTTCAAAACAAGGTACAAATCAAGTTTTGCCATCTACAATTGGTCTTAGTAATCCCACAGCTTCAGCAAATATTAGCACTTATAATGAGTTGGTTATGGAGCGAAATAGACTTCTAGAATCTGCAACGCCGCAAAATCCAGCCATTGTAGAACTTACAAAACAGATTGCCAATGTAAGAACTGCAATCATGGATAATCTTGTTAAGAATCGGACTAGTTTGAGCGAAATTCGCAATCAAATTATAAGTGAACAAAATGTACTGAACTCCAAAATTAGAAAAGTTCCGGTTTGGGAAAAAATGTTTAGAAACATTGAAAGACAACAATCCATCAAAGAAAATCTTTATCTTATTCTCTTACAGAAAAGAGAAGAAACCGCTATACTTTTAGCAAATACTACACCGAAGGCAAAAATTGTTGACTATGCTTTTCCTTCAATAAAGCCGGTAGCTCCAAAGAAACTTATAATTTTACCTGTGGGCGTTATACTAGGTTTACTGATACCCGGTATGTTTATTTATCTACGTGAGATTCTGAACAATAAAGTAAGAAGTAAGCATGATCTAGAGAAGATAAGTAAAGCAAACATTATTGGCGAGTTACCAAGTGTTGTTAAGGGTGAATCTGACATTGTTGTACAGAACGATTTGTCACCAATGGCTGAAGCATTTAGAATTTTAGTTACCAACATGAAGTTTATGCTTCCAAGAAAAGACAAAGCACAAATAATCTTTGTTACATCTTCAGTGAAAGGAGAAGGTAAGACATTCGTTTCCGTAAATATTGGTCTTACCTTGGCAAATGCTAAAACTAAAGTTCTCGTCATTGGCGCCGATATTAGGAATCCACAGTTGCAGAGATATAATCCTTCTGCAAAAGGCATTGCCGGGTTAACAGAATATTTGTATGACTCAACGATAAAACCTGAGGATGTAATTCACCAGTCTAACATAAATTCCTACTGTGATTTTCTTTATTCTGGAAGTATTCCTCCTAATCCAACAGAGTTGCTTAGCAATGGTAGAATGAAAACCTTAATTGATGAAGTAAGTAAACGTTATGATTATGTCATTTTGGATACAGCACCTTTGATGTTGGTTACAGATTCATTATTATTTGCAGACTATTCAGATTCTACTGTTTACGTTACCAGATCCAACTATACGGAAAAGAAATTAATAGATTTCGCAGATAATTTAATTGATCAAAAGAAAATCAAAAATGTAGCATTTGTGTTGAATGATGTTAAGAAGGAGTATTTCAGCTATGGAAATAAGTATGGTTATGGTTATCAAGCTGAAGAAAAGACTTGGTTTCAGAAGCTTATAGGTAGAGAATGA
- a CDS encoding oligosaccharide flippase family protein, protein MKLIFKRILNNSFLQDSFWALLGNVIFRGAALITSIMLARILQKTVFGEFNSLKNTLTTLAIFTTFGLGYSSTKFIADYIILKKTNPKYLVRKIYTITLVFSGLISFLLYVFSSKISLLYYNSLTFSQEIKILSLWVLLTAVSTAQNGVIAGFGIFKKLTSVNIVMGLVTILFLPVLAYYYGLTGACFALLLIQAANAVLYFILIDKELKLLSTNSFKNISTHTEPAYKDILIFSLPLTLIEAFFSLFLWLNYFLLQTYQNYDEVALYAAAMQWYIVLLFIPTVLRNVILSYFSKNDSASKKQVLRNAVLISFVTTLFPALLLSFIAPYISKMYGESFHGLTTVLRIVIFIPVFSSILNVLEQFLFSCSKNWIVFIICFTKDFLTFLIFFCVLYFWNVQHGAIYLTSAYLLMNVVTMVIYGLIYYRTDVFRQYLKSVN, encoded by the coding sequence ATGAAGCTAATATTTAAAAGAATATTAAATAATAGTTTCCTACAAGACAGTTTTTGGGCACTTTTGGGGAATGTCATATTTAGAGGTGCTGCTTTGATCACCTCTATCATGCTTGCACGCATTCTGCAAAAAACTGTTTTTGGTGAATTTAACTCCCTGAAGAACACACTTACGACGCTTGCAATTTTTACTACATTTGGTTTGGGGTACTCTTCAACAAAATTCATTGCAGATTATATCATTCTAAAAAAAACTAATCCTAAATATTTGGTAAGAAAGATTTACACTATTACCCTTGTTTTCAGTGGGTTAATTTCATTTCTTCTGTATGTCTTTTCGTCAAAAATTTCTCTTTTATATTATAATAGTCTTACATTCTCGCAAGAAATAAAAATTCTATCTCTCTGGGTGCTGCTCACAGCGGTTTCAACTGCTCAGAATGGTGTTATTGCGGGTTTTGGAATATTTAAAAAGCTTACATCAGTTAATATTGTAATGGGATTAGTCACCATCTTATTTCTCCCTGTTCTTGCTTATTATTATGGATTAACAGGAGCATGTTTTGCTTTGCTACTCATTCAGGCCGCTAATGCAGTTTTATATTTTATATTGATTGACAAAGAACTTAAGCTATTAAGCACCAATTCATTTAAAAACATATCTACACATACAGAACCGGCATATAAAGATATTCTGATTTTCTCTCTACCCTTAACTCTTATTGAGGCATTCTTTTCTCTTTTTCTCTGGTTGAATTATTTTTTGCTTCAAACTTATCAGAATTATGATGAGGTTGCTTTGTATGCAGCTGCAATGCAATGGTATATTGTATTGCTATTTATTCCTACTGTATTAAGAAACGTTATACTTTCCTATTTTTCAAAGAACGATTCTGCTTCAAAAAAACAAGTTTTGAGAAACGCTGTCCTAATTTCATTTGTAACGACTCTTTTTCCAGCTTTGTTATTAAGTTTTATTGCCCCATATATTTCAAAAATGTACGGGGAATCATTTCATGGTCTCACTACGGTATTAAGGATTGTAATCTTTATTCCGGTTTTTTCTAGTATCTTGAATGTCCTTGAACAGTTTTTATTCTCATGTTCTAAAAATTGGATCGTTTTTATTATCTGTTTCACAAAGGATTTTCTAACATTTCTTATATTCTTTTGTGTTTTGTACTTTTGGAATGTTCAGCATGGTGCAATATATTTAACTTCTGCATATCTGCTGATGAATGTTGTAACTATGGTTATTTATGGATTAATCTATTACAGGACTGATGTTTTTAGACAGTATTTGAAGTCAGTTAACTAA
- the wecB gene encoding non-hydrolyzing UDP-N-acetylglucosamine 2-epimerase, whose product MKVATVIGTRPEIIRLAECIKLCDTYFEHILIHTGQNYDYELNEIFFEDLELRKPNLFLNVAGNHLGETIGNVIAKSYEVLAKEKPDALLVLGDTNSVLCTIAAKRLKIPIFHMEAGNRCFDQNVPEEINRKISDHISDINLTYTENSRRYLLSEGFRKDHVFVTGSPLLEVLEKYKDKIENSDVISKLGLEENKYIVVSAHREENIDIKNHFEILAESLNTVAEKYGLPIIFSTHPRTKNRIEKSGIQFHPLIKNVPPLGFFDYVKLQKSSYVVLSDSGTISEESAMMGFPAVSIRTSTERPEAIDWGTIVLGGISKESMINSIEIAKGLALTADAQLPIEYTIKNTSARVVRAIQSYTSIINKVIWDK is encoded by the coding sequence ATGAAAGTGGCCACAGTTATAGGAACAAGGCCTGAAATTATTAGATTGGCAGAATGCATCAAATTATGCGACACCTATTTTGAGCACATTCTTATCCATACGGGTCAGAATTATGACTATGAACTTAATGAAATTTTTTTTGAAGACCTGGAGCTGAGAAAGCCAAACCTTTTTCTGAATGTGGCAGGTAATCATTTGGGTGAAACTATAGGGAATGTTATTGCAAAATCTTATGAGGTTCTAGCCAAAGAAAAACCTGATGCACTTTTAGTGTTAGGAGATACCAACAGTGTATTATGTACCATTGCAGCAAAACGTCTCAAAATTCCAATTTTCCATATGGAAGCGGGAAATAGATGTTTCGACCAGAATGTGCCAGAAGAAATCAATCGAAAAATTTCTGATCATATTTCAGATATTAATCTCACCTACACAGAAAATAGTAGAAGATATTTGCTGAGTGAAGGATTTAGAAAAGACCACGTTTTCGTAACAGGCTCGCCTCTATTAGAAGTCCTCGAAAAGTATAAAGATAAGATTGAAAATTCTGATGTGATTTCAAAATTAGGTTTGGAAGAGAATAAATATATCGTTGTAAGTGCCCACCGCGAAGAGAATATCGACATCAAAAACCATTTCGAAATTTTGGCGGAATCACTAAATACGGTAGCTGAAAAATACGGATTGCCAATTATTTTTTCAACTCACCCAAGAACCAAAAACAGAATTGAGAAAAGCGGAATCCAATTCCATCCTCTAATCAAAAATGTACCACCGCTTGGATTTTTTGATTATGTAAAATTGCAAAAAAGTTCATACGTTGTACTTTCGGACAGCGGCACTATCAGTGAGGAATCAGCAATGATGGGATTTCCTGCAGTAAGTATCAGAACAAGTACCGAAAGACCTGAAGCGATAGATTGGGGAACCATCGTTTTGGGCGGAATTTCCAAAGAGAGTATGATCAACTCAATAGAAATCGCAAAAGGACTTGCACTAACCGCCGATGCTCAACTTCCTATTGAATATACGATCAAAAATACATCTGCACGAGTAGTTCGCGCAATTCAGAGTTATACTTCAATTATTAACAAAGTGATTTGGGACAAATAA
- a CDS encoding WxcM-like domain-containing protein, which yields MNDPQIISGNSYADQRGILFYNNDLRLDEVKRLYFIESVDLHTVRGWQGHKIEKRWFSAVVGSFEIEVISFENMEKGSAIEQKFELDSPAQVLHVPAGYLTAIRSREPKSRLLVFADYALKEIKDEYRFPYKN from the coding sequence ATGAACGATCCACAAATTATCTCAGGAAATAGTTATGCAGACCAAAGAGGGATTTTATTCTATAATAATGACTTACGACTCGACGAGGTAAAAAGACTATATTTTATTGAAAGTGTAGATTTGCACACCGTGCGTGGTTGGCAAGGACATAAAATAGAGAAAAGATGGTTTTCTGCAGTAGTCGGATCGTTTGAGATAGAAGTAATTTCCTTTGAAAATATGGAAAAAGGCAGCGCTATCGAACAAAAATTTGAGCTTGATAGTCCCGCCCAAGTGCTCCATGTACCAGCAGGTTACCTTACTGCAATAAGGAGTCGTGAACCGAAGTCCCGTTTGTTGGTATTCGCAGACTATGCTCTTAAAGAAATAAAAGATGAATACAGGTTTCCTTACAAGAATTAA